The following nucleotide sequence is from Melioribacteraceae bacterium.
ATGCCATGCTTGTCAATCTGGTTGTACTTGTCATTACATCTTTTAATGTTAACAACGTAAACTTTTTTCTTCCGATTGTTAGTAATGTGGCTCCAAGTGCACCAATAGCTGCGGCTTCGGTTGGCGATGCAATTCCGGCAAAGATTGATCCAAGAACAGCAATAATTAAAAACAATGGTGCAATGAATGCACCAATAATATTGACAAACTTCATGTCTCTTCTGAAACTTTCTAAATCTTCTCTTGGCATAGCCGGAACTGATTTTGGATCAATAAAAGTCTTTAAAACAATATATAAGAAGTAAAGTGAAACCAACATAAATCCCGGAATAACCGCGGCCATAAATAAATCACCGACGGAGATATTCAATACACTTCCAAGCAGAACTAATACAATTGACGGAGGAATTATTTGTCCCAATGTTCCGGATGCAGAAATAATACCGGTTGCTGTTTGTGGACTATAACCTCGTTTTAACATTGTAGGTAAACTCAAAACCCCCATAGTAACAACCGTCGCCCCAACAATTCCTGTTGCGGCAGCGAGCAAAGTGCCAACTATCAAAACAGAAATTGCCAAACCACCTTTTAGTTTACCGAACAATAAAGCCATTGTTTCAAGAAGTTCTTCTGCTAATCCGGACTTTTCAAACATTACTCCCATGAATATGAACAACGGTACGGCAATAAGAATGTAATTGTTCATTATTCCCCAAATACGGAGAGGAAGCAGATTGAAGAAATCAAAACCAAATGTAAATAAACCAAATATTATCGATGCCCCGCCAAGCGTGAATGCCACCGGGAAACCGGCTAGCAATAAAAGTAAAACCACAATGAAAAAAATTATAGGCATAGCTTCCATCATAAATTTTCCTTGTAAGAAGCTTTTCTGAATTGCACGAGCGAACGAATGATTAGAGCAAAACTCTGAATTAGAATTAATAAAAACGAAATTGGTAGAATTGCTTTGAGAATATATCTAGCCGGAAGTCCGCCCGGATCGGGTGAGGTTTCTGACATATTAAATGAGGATATAACAAAATTTTGTGATGCATAAACAATCATCAAACAAAACGGGATTAAAAATAAAATCGTTCCCAAAATATTAATTAGTGCTTGAGCTTTTTGAGAAAGGCGAGAATAAATCAAATCAACTCTAACATGCTCATCATGTTTTAAAGTATATGCCGCACCGATAAGAAAAATTACAGCAAATAAATGCCATTCTAATTCTTGAACAGCAACACTGCTAAACTTAAAAAGATATCGCGAGACTACATCGAAGCAAACAAGAAGGACTAAAACGAAGGCTAACCAAGAAACACTTTTCCCAATTTTTTCACTGAGATTTTCAATTTTGTGGGCAATTTTTTCAAGTAACAAAACTTAGTTTTATCTCCATATTCGTTCTTATTTTGAATAAAAACTTAGACATTTTTCAGTAAAAAAGTTATATTGATTTATAAAAGATAAAAGGCTCTTATAGACTATTTTAGGATATTCGGTGTGATTACTGATTATCCATATTATATAGGTGCGGTGATGAAGACGAAGAAAAGTAACGCAAATGATATCCAAACAAAGTTAGAATTGGGTTTTGAACTAAACTTTGGAACTTCAAACTCGGTAAAATATTTTCAAAGCCCGTCAAGCATAATTCTAATGGGAGATCACACACAGTACAACGATGGAATAATGATTGCGACTGTTGTTGATAGCTTCGTGTATTTCGCTTGCCAAAAAAGTCAAAAAAAAATTGAAATTGCTTATAATAACCAGAAAATATCCGGTGATTTAACAGGTGGTTTTAAAGATTCTTCAGACGATAAACTACTACATAGTTTAATTCACCTGATCAACAATCTAATAAAAGGAAATTATATTAAATGCGGTTTTGAGTGTTTCATTAAAAATGAAACTTCTAAAGTGTTTGGGCTTGGTAATCATGCCGCTGCAATGATGGGATTCATGAAATCTTTATCGAGCACTTCGTGTTTTGACCTCAACAATCATCAAATGGTTGAAGTGGCTGTAAAATCGGAAACCGAATTATTCGGTCCTGTTGTAAGCAAAACACTGTTTTATGCTTCACTTATGCACAAAGAACATTCACTTTTATATCATGATAGCAGAACGGACTTCAAAAAATTTTTACCGATAAATGAAAATATTCGGCTTGTTATTTGCAATACTAATGTCGAAAAAGAAAATTTTCATGAAAGATGTAAAGATAGAATTGTTGAATGTGAAGTTGGTGTGAAAGGTTTACGCTTATACATTTGGGGAATTAAAAACTTACGTGATGTGGAAGAAAAATTTCTTGAAAGACATATTCATATGCTTCCCAAAAGATTGTATTCAAGATGTCTTTACAACGTGCTGGAAAGAAAATTGGTCGAAGATGCATACAAGCATCTTCGAAATAATGAAATTGAGGAATTCGCAATTAATCTAAACAAGACTCATAAACTTTTGGCAGAGCATTATGAAATAAGCTCAGTGACTATGGATAAATTAGTATCAATTGCTGAAGAATCAAAAATTTGTTTAGGAAGCAAAATGGTCAGTTGTTCGTATCATGATTCAACAATTAATTTAGTGTATAAAAAGAATCTTGACAAGTTTAGCACGCATGTTTCAACAAAGTACGTTTCAAAGAATGGATCCGAATTAGTAATTGAAGATTACGGAATTTCCGAAGGTGCAAATCAATTGAAAATAAACCAAAAGCACACTGTTTACAGAAATTAATTTTTCGGAAATTTTACCTGCAATTACTCAAACAAATTCAACTTGATTTTAACACATCTTAGTAATACATTTTCTCCGAATTAAATAAGGAATTGTATGCCCTATTCTGAAGAATTTTTTGACAACAATGATGAGCAATATTTCGAAGACGAAGACATTCAAGAAAAAGTAAATTCATGTAAGCAGATTGTATCAACCGGTCAAACATTTTCATACTTAGAAAACATTGAAGAAACTATTGAACTTTGCCTGGAGTATGATTTTGTTGAAGACGGTTTATTCTTATGTGATGCAGTATTGGATATTACACCATATAACTCTGAAGTTTGGCAGTTCAAAGGGATGTTGCTGAATAATAAATTTGATTTTGATAATGCATATGTAGCTTTCAATAAATCGCTTTCATTAAATCCAAATGACGTCGAAACATTAATAAACAAATCCATCGCTGAAGAGAATTTAAATCTCTATCCGGATGCAGTTGAAACACTTGAGAAAGCCCTTCAATTAGAACCAAACAATGAAGAAGTGCTGTTCAGTTTAGGATTGCTTAATGAAAGACAAGAAAACTATCGCGAAGCGATCGAGTATTTCAAGAAGGCAATTGAAGCCGACAGTTCTTATTCAGAATCTTGGTATGAACTCGGTTACTGCTATGAAAGCATAGATGAACTTGATGAAGCATTAAAAGTATATGAAAAGTTTTTAGATTTAGAACCGCACAGTCCTACCGGATGGTATAATAAAGGTATTGTACAAATTAGAATGGGTGATTTTGCAAAATCCGCAGATAGCTTTGAATTATCAATAGCTCTTAAAGATGACTTTGCCAGCTCATGGTTTAATTTAGGTGTTGCATACGCAAATATGAATAAAATTAATGACTCACTGTCTTCATTTAAAAGAGCAGCCGAAATTGATCCTTATGATGAATCAATATTTCTTAATATCGGTCAAGCATATGAAGACCTTGGTGATCTGAACATGGCAATAAAAAGTTACACAAAATCGATTAGTCTTGATGAAGATTATTACGAAGCATATTTGGCGAGAGGTTATTGCTACGATATGCTTGGTAAATACAGGCTTGCGCTGAGAGATTTCAACAAAGCTATTTCAATTACCACAAATCCAACCGATGCTTGGTCGGCGAAAGCTGATTTAGAATATTCCCTTGGTCATTTAAAGGACTCAATAAATTGTTATATCAATGCTATTCAAGCTGATAATAAAAATTTTAATGCGTGGTTCAAACTTGCCGAAACTCATATTGAAGTAGGAAGCTGGCTTGATGCACTTGCTGCATTTGAAGAATGCTTGAATCTCAGACCGAATCATGCAAATAGTTATTACGGTAAAGCTAAAATTTTCTTTTTACTAAACAGAACATCTGAAGCAATTTCTTGCTTAAAGTCGGCGTTTAATCTTGATCCGACAATAAAAAACGATTTTGCAAAAGAGTATCCCGAAGTTAAGACTTCAAAACTTTTTAATAAACTAATTCAAGAAAACTGATTTATTCAATTCATGCAATCATTAAACAAGTTTAATCATACAACTCAAATTGTAGGAGTGATGGGACATCCCATCAGGCATTCATTCTCTCCGTTAATGCATAATATCTCTTTTGAGATTCTGGATTTGAATTACATCTATCTTCCTTTCGATGTTACAATTACTAATTTAAAAACAGCCTTAAAAGGAATGATTGCACTTGGAATAAAAGGGGTTAACGTAACTCTTCCATTGAAAGAAAAAATCGGTCAATACCTAAATGAAATTTCAGACGAAGCCGGAATTGTTGGATCAATAAATACTGTGGTTAATGAAAACGGCAGCCTGCATGGATACAATACTGATGTACACGGAATAATTGAAACACTTGCTCCTTTTAAAGATGAGATAGTAAATCAAACAGTGACTGTAATAGGTTCAGGCGGTGCTGCGAGAAGTGTACTCTATGCGCTTATTAAAGATTTTAAACCTGGTAAAATTAATATTGTAAACCGAACTGCCGATAAAGCCGAGTCGTTAAAGGAATACTTTATTAGTAAAATGTTATTCGAGGAAATTCATTCCTACGAACTTCTTCCCCCGGATTTAGTAGGTTTATTCAAGGATTCGAAACTGATTGTTAATGCCACTTCGATTGGGATGACACCGGCCATTGATGATGCCGCAACTACAATTGCCGAATCATTTCACAAAGAACAAATTGTTTTTGACGTTGTTTATACCCCGCTTAAAACCAAATTGTTGGAAATAGCCGAAGGACAAGGTGCAATTGCTCTGAATGGTTTGAAAATGTTTATTGAGCAAGGTGCAAAATCTTTTGAACTTTGGACCGAAAAAGAAATGCCGAAAGAAAAAATTTATACAGCTATTAAATCTTATATGCAAAGCTAATTAATCAGCTTAACATTTCAACAGCTTTCCTAAATCTTTCAACCGCCCTTTCAAGATTTTCCATCGAGTTTGCGTAGGAGACTCTCAGATAACCTTCCGCACCGAATGCACTTCCCGGAACAACGGCAATTTGAGCTTCTTTAAGTAAATGCATAGCGAAATCAAAAGAATGCTCAATTTTATAAACATTTGATTTGCGGTGAAACAATTTTGAGATATTAGGAAATAAATAAAATGCTCCTTCAGGTTTATTACAGGTAATTCCGTCAATCTTATTTAATTCCGCATGTAAGTAATTTCTTCTTTTCTCAAACTCTTTTCTCATTTCTTCAACGGCATTTTGCGGACCTATAAAAGCTTCAATTGCTGCTTGCTGTGATATTGACGAAGCATGAGAAGTCGAATGACTTTGTAATTTATTAATACCGTCAACAACATTTTTTTGTGCGGCAGTGTAACCTATTCGCCAGCCTGTCATTGCATATGCTTTTGAAACACCGTTTATCAATATTGTCCTTCTCTTTGTATCTTCACCTAAAGTTGGAAAGCTTGTGAATTTAAAATCATCGTAAACAAGTTTGTCGTATATCTCATCAGCGATAACAAAAATGTGATACTTTGACATTATTTCGGCAATCTCTTGAAGTTCATCTTTCGTATAAGCCGAACCTGTAGGATTTGAAGGATTACATAAAATCATCGCTCTGGTATATGGAGTAATTGATTCGACTAATTGTTTGGGAGTTAATTTAAAGCCGGATTCTTCCGTAGTTTCAACAATTACCGGTGTACCGTGAGCAAGAGTAACCATTTGAGGATATGAAACCCAGTAAGGTGCCGGAATTATAACTTCGTCATCAACATGAACGGTTGCCATAATTGTATTGTAAACACTTTGCTTCGCCCCGTTCGAAACGATTATTTCATCCAAGGCATATTCTATATCATAGTCTCGTATTAAACTCTGTTGAATTGCTTTTCTTAATTCAACCGAACCGGAATTTATAGTATACTTTGTATGCTCTTCATCAATAGCACGTTTGGCAGCATCTTTAATATTTTGCGGTGTAGGAAAATCAGGTTCACCTACACTTAAATCGATTACATCTTCACCGCGTGCTTTCATCGCTTTAGCTTCACCGGCAACACGCATTGTTGGGGAAACACCAACTTTATCTATTCTTTTACAAACCGATAATTCACCCATTCTCATTTTCGAAAAACTCCCATTTAAATTGCACCCAATATAAGAGTTGGGGTATTTAGATGAAAGATCAATTAATTTTTTGGACTGGTTTTCTTTACAATTATATCCGTATAAAGCAATGCTAAAGTCTCATAATAAAGAAAGATAACAATCAAGTTGAAAAGCAATTTCTTTTATTATTGATTTGCACATCATAAAAATGAATGGCGCTATGAATATTGTCGAAAAAATTTCAAAAGAATTACAATTAAAAGCCGAACAAATTAAAACAGTATTTAGTCTTTTTGATGACGGTGCAACCGTTCCGTTTATTGCTCGGTACAGAAAAGAACATACCGGCGGTTTAGATGAAGAACAACTTAGAGAAATTGAAGATAGAAGAAATTATTTGATTCTATTAGAGGATAGAAAGAACACCGTCTTAAATAGTATCGAAGAACAAGGTAAACTTACTCCCGATTTAAGAAACAAAATTTTAGAAGCTGAAAAATTGAGAGATGTTGAAGATCTTTATCTTCCTTATAAACCAAAAAGAAAAACTCGTGCGACTATTGCGATTGCAAAAGGACTTGAACCCTTAGCCGACTTCATACTCAACAATCCTCATTTCAAAGGTAACATTACCGATGAAGCTGCGAAATACATAAACCTTGAAAAAGAAGTTACAACAGCAGAAGAGGCATTGCAAGGAGCAAAAGATATAATTGCCGAAAGAATTTCTGAAAATGCCGAAGTAAGACAATTAGTTAGAGATTATCTTTTAGATAACGCAAAAATTATTTCAAAGAAATCAAATACAAAGAAAGAAGATTTGGATAAAAACAAGAAGGATGTTTATGATATTTATCACGATTTCGAAATCGAAATTAGAAAAATAAAACCTTATCAAGTTCTTGCCATTAACAGAGGAGAAAAAGAAAAATTTCTTAAAATCGTGTTAAGTTTTGATCATCCTAAAATTACCGGGGAAATTTATGATAAATTTTTCGGGACTGACGAAAACGATTTTACAGAATTGCTCAATGAAGTTACAATAGATTCATTTGATAGATTAATCTTCCCGTCAATTGAGCGAGACGTTAGAAGTGAACTAACGGAAAAAGCCGATTTACATGCGGTTGAAATTTTCGCATCAAATCTTAGACAATTATTATTACAACCACCATTTACCAATAAAATGATAATGGGAATTGATCCGGGATATGTTTCGGGATGTAAAGTTGCCGTAATTGATAAAACAGGCAAGTATTTAGAAGGCGAAACAATTTATCCTCATCCGCCGCAAAAGAGGATGGATGGCGCAAAGAAAACAATTGTTGATCTGATTAAAAGATACAAAGTAGAGTTAATCTCAATCGGTAACGGAACCGCAAGTCGGGAAACGGAGCAAATGGTCGCCGAATTAATTGCGGAGAATAAATTACAATGTCACTATCTAATTACTAATGAAGCCGGAGCTTCGGTTTATTCTGCATCGAAAATTGCTAAAGATGAATTCCCCGATCTTGATGCATCTCAACGAGGAAACATATCGATTGCGAGAAGAGTTCTTGATCCGCTTGCTGAACTAGTAAAAATAGATTCAAAATCAATCGGTGTTGGCTTGTATCAACATGATGTAGATCAAAAATTACTCAACAAAAAATTGGATGACGTTGTTGTAAGCTGCGTAAACTATGTCGGCGTTGATGTAAATACGGCTTCATCTTCATTATTAACCTATGTATCCGGTTTGACAAAAAACACAGCAAGCAAAATTGTTGAGTACCGCGATAAAAATGGAAAGTTCATCAATCGTGAACAAATTAAAAATGTAAAAGGCATCGGTGAAAAAGTTTTTGAGCAGGCAATTGGATTTTTGAAAATTCCGAATGGTGAAAATCCATTGGATAACACTTTTATTCATCCCGAATCATATCCGGCAGCTGAAAAACTTTTAGAAATGACAAACATCAGTGCAAAAGAAATAAATAAAAAAGGTTCAATGCTCGATTTATTTGTCAAACAAAAAAGTTTATCTGAAATTGCAAAAGAAGTTGAAGTTGGATTACCGACTTTAGAAGACATTATAGAAAATTTAAAGAAACCCGGTCGTGACCCCCGCGAAGAAATGCCTAAACCAATTTTGCGCAGCGATGTTCTTAAAATCGAAGACCTTCAAGAAGGAATGAAATTAACCGGAACTGTTCGCAACGTTGTAGATTTCGGAGCCTTTGTTGATATTGGCGTAAAGCAAGATGGTTTACTTCACATTTCACAAATTGCAAACAAATTCATAAAGCACCCAATAGAAGTGCTAAATGTCGGGGATATTATTGAAGTAACAATTATTGGCGTTGATATTCCAAAAGGAAGAATTTCTTTGAGCTTGATTAAGTAGATATTTTCTAATTATTCTGATAGAGAACACAACAAAGATTTCAGCCGAAAATCGATTTGTGAGCATGTAATTTAATTGGAATAATAACTTTATCTGACTTAACTTTATGGAAGATTAAAAAACCAATTTATTTATGAAGATAATTATTGCAGGTGCAGGAGAAGTTGGTTATCATTTAGCGAAACAGCTTTCTCTTGATGAACACGATATAACAATCATTGATATTGATGGGGCAAGACTCGATAGAATCGGTTCAAACTCCGATGTACTTACAATTCCGGGTTCATCAACCTCCATTGAAATCTTAAAATCCGCTCATGTTGAAAATACCGATCTCCTTGTGGCAGTGACTTCAAGCGAAGCAGTTAATGTTAACACAGCCATCCTTGCCAAAAAATTAGGCGCAAAGCGAACAATTGCAAGAGTTTCGAATGACGAGTATATCTCAGCCGATTTCAAGGATATGTTCAAAAATCTTGGTGTAGATAATTTAATTTATCCCGAAGATTTAGCCGCAATTGAATTAGTAAAATTGATTGAACGTGCAGCGGCTACCGATGTTATTGAATTTGAAAATGGATTACTAACCTTAATCGGTTTAAAACTTGATAAGAATGCAAAAGTTATTCATAAGACCATGCGCGAAACAGCTTCGGAGTATCATTCATTAAACTATAGAATTGTAGCTATTCATAGAGGTATGCGTACATTAATTCCTTCCGGTAATGATATCTTTCTTCCTAACGATCAAATTTTTGTAATTACAAATCCGGGCGGACAAGATAAAATCTTAGAACTCGCCGGTAAGGATAAAACTAAGATTGAAAATTTAATGATACTTGGGGGCGGTAAAATCGGTCGTAAAGCCGCGAGACTTTTAGAAGATGAAATAAATATCAAAATAATAGAAAAAGGAAAAGATAGATCTGTTGAACTAGCCGATCATCTTCAGAAAGCTTTGGTAATTCAAGGAGACGGACGAGATCTTGATTTACTTGCTCAAGAAGGTATAATTGATATGGATGCTTTTATTGCTGTTACAAATGATGCAGAAACAAATATCATAACTTGTCTAATGGCAAAACATCTCGGCGTTTCCAAAACTGTTGCTCTGGTTGACAATGTTGATTATGTCCCTTTAACACAAACTATAGGTCTTGATGCACTTATCAATAAAAAATTAATTACCGCAAGTAATATTTCACGTTTTATTCGAAAATCAAATATTCTGACCTTGGCATCTCTGCAAGGAATTGATGCGGAAGTTTTAGAATTTATTGCACGAGATAATTCAAAAGTGACAACTGCCCCGGTTAAGAATCTTAAATTTCCTAAAAATGCTATCATTGGCGGATATGTAAGAGATGGCGAAGGGTTCATAACTGTAGGAGATTCACAACTTCAACCCGGTGATAAAGTTGTAGTTATTGCTCTTCCAAGCGATATAAGTAAAGTTGAAAAATATTTTCAATAATGCTAAACATTAAAATCATCTTAAATTTTATCGGCTTTGTTTTAATTCTCAACGGATTATTCATGATGTTGGGAATTCCCTTCTCAATTTACTACGGTGCTAATGATATCCTAATTCTTATTGCGTGTGGATTAGGTACATCGTTTATCGGATTGATGCTTGTCTTAGCAACTCGTGATCATAAAAAGGAAATCTACAAACGGGATGGTTACATAATGGTCTCGCTAACATGGATTATGATGGCTTTGTTCGGTGCAATACCCTTTGTAGTTCATGGCGCAATTCCTTCTTATACCGATGCTTTCTTTGAAACCATGTCGGGATTTACAACAACTGGTGCATCCATATTAAATAATATTGAAGAACTTCCACACGGACTTTTATTTTGGCGAAGCATGACTCAATGGTTAGGTGGTATGGGCGTGATAGTATTATCAATTGCAATACTCCCAATGTTGGGCATTGGAGGAATGCAGTTATTTGTTGCAGAGGTTCCGGGTCCAACAAAAGATAAAATTCATCCACGAGTTAGAGAAACAGCCAAAAGATTATGGGGAATTTATGTTTTATTTACATTGGTACAAACCGGTTTACTTTTACTAGGCGGAATGAACTTGTTTGATGCAGTAAATCATTCCTTCACAACAATGGCAACGGGCGGATTTTCAACTAAGCAAGCAAGTATTGCTGCTTATGATTCTCCTTTTATTCATTATGTTATGATAATTTTTATGTTCATTGCGGGAACAAATTTTACTCTTCACTATCATCTTCTGCACAAGAATTTTAAAGTATTTACACAGAATGACGAATTTAAATTCTACTTAAAACTAATAGGTACAGTAACATTAGTTGTAATTGCCGGATTATTTATTTCACAATATTCTGGTGTAGAAAAAACTTTTCGCGATGCATTATTTCAAACAGTTTCTATTATAACCACAACCGGATATGTTACCGCTGATTACGAATTGTGGGGTCCGTTTTTCCAAGTATTATTCTTTTTACTATTATTTACAGGCGGAAGTGCCGGTTCCACAGGCGGCGGTATTAAGATGGTTCGTCATTTTGTTTTAATTAAAAACAGCTTTAGCGAACTTAAGAGATTGATTCATCCGCGTGCTGTAATTCCGGTCAGGTTTAATAAAGGCACAATTGCTTCCGATATTATTTCAAATGTTCTGGCATTTTTTCTTTTCTATATTTTTATTTTTATTCTCGGAACATTGGTAATGTCTTTGATCGGGATGGATTTTTTAAGTGCAATCGGTGCTTCGGCAACATCTCTTGGTAATGTTGGTCCCGGTATCGGAACTGTCGGACCTACACTTAATTTTGCGAATGTACCTGAAATCGGCAAGTGGGTTTTATCCTTCTTGATGCTGATGGGAAGACTTGAATTGTTTACAGTACTAATAATTTTCTCACCGGCTTTTTGGCAGAAGTAGGAATGTAATATTTACACGCTTGTGCAGTCGAAAACCTTTTATTCTCAAAAATCCCATATTTTCCGCAACATTCCTTATATTTAGACTCTTTTCTGTAAAAGGTTATGATAAAAAGATTACTGATCATATTATTAATTTTTGCGAGTACAATCTCGTTTTCACAAGAGATTTATTTCTGCAACAGCCATACGGAAAAAGGTGATCCTATAGATGCTCGCAATGTTTGGTCAATTAAGCCATGGGGCAGTTTGGTTTATGTCCTTGTTAATAATGAAAATAAACCTTTTGAAACACATTTGAATTACCTCTTTCTTGATCGACTTATTGACGGGGAGTATCGACCTTTTGACAGCAAAGCAGTAAATGTGAAGGATGATGCAACATGGTTTGCTTACAACTATAAATTTACCGAGCCTGGTAAATATAAAGTTTATGTAGTGAACCAAAACAAACAAGAGATTGTTGCATCAACAGTTACAATTCAAGTGGAAAGTGATTATTTACAGAATAGGCAGACTAAAAATTCACTGTATTATGACGGAACAAAAATAAAATTTTGCGAAAGAGTAATAGCTGGTAAACCGATTAATACATTTAGGAAAATGTCTCTTTCTAAATTGGATGGAACAGTACATGTATTTATAGATACAAAAAGTTCCATACAGTCTTCAATATTTGTTGTTGATATTTGGGAAAAACCAACTCGCTCAATTGAATACGATAAATTTATAGAGTCAAAGAAATATGCTTTAACTCCCTCTTGGGATTATGTTTTTTTCAAATATACATTTAGTAAACCGGGTCAGTATAAGTTCAATATTTATAATGAAAATGAAGTCCTAATAACTGCCGGATATTTGGAAGTTGTTGAATAGGATTATTTATGTCGGATAAAATACAAATTCATTCTAATAGATTGGTTAGATGGTTATTGATTACCGCGGGATGGTTTTTTGTAACCCTTGGTGTAATTGGATTATTTCTGCCGGTTATGCCAACAACAATTTTTCTAATTATAGCTGCAGCGTGTTTTGCCAGAAGTTCAGATAAGTTTTACAACTGGTTGTTGAACAACAAACAATTCGGCAAATTAATAAGAGATTATCGTGAACACCGAGGTATGCCGCTGAGAGCAAAGTTTATTGCAATAATTATGTTGAATTTATTTATCGGTTACTCCGCAATTTTTGCCGTTGAATTAGTTTGGGTAAAAATACTTTTACTAGTCATAGCAATCGGTGTGACGACATACATAATCTCAATAAAAACTCTTCGACCAAATCAGATACAGGAAGAATTTCAAGAAAGTTAAACGGATAGCTCCTTTTTTGAAAGATGATTAAACCTCATTGTAAGAGAAATTGCAACGGAAGCAAGTCCAACCAAAAAACCTAACCAAATTCCCATAGTTCCGAGTTCAAATGTGAATGCCAAAATATAACCTACAGGAACTCCGAGAAGCCAATAAGCTCCGAATGAAATTATTAAAGGAATTTTTACATCGGTTAAACCGCGAAGCACCCCGATAGCTGTCGCTTGAGTACCGTCAAATAATTGAAACAATGCGGCAACAATTAGTAATGTTGAAGCA
It contains:
- a CDS encoding Tex family protein, with the protein product MNIVEKISKELQLKAEQIKTVFSLFDDGATVPFIARYRKEHTGGLDEEQLREIEDRRNYLILLEDRKNTVLNSIEEQGKLTPDLRNKILEAEKLRDVEDLYLPYKPKRKTRATIAIAKGLEPLADFILNNPHFKGNITDEAAKYINLEKEVTTAEEALQGAKDIIAERISENAEVRQLVRDYLLDNAKIISKKSNTKKEDLDKNKKDVYDIYHDFEIEIRKIKPYQVLAINRGEKEKFLKIVLSFDHPKITGEIYDKFFGTDENDFTELLNEVTIDSFDRLIFPSIERDVRSELTEKADLHAVEIFASNLRQLLLQPPFTNKMIMGIDPGYVSGCKVAVIDKTGKYLEGETIYPHPPQKRMDGAKKTIVDLIKRYKVELISIGNGTASRETEQMVAELIAENKLQCHYLITNEAGASVYSASKIAKDEFPDLDASQRGNISIARRVLDPLAELVKIDSKSIGVGLYQHDVDQKLLNKKLDDVVVSCVNYVGVDVNTASSSLLTYVSGLTKNTASKIVEYRDKNGKFINREQIKNVKGIGEKVFEQAIGFLKIPNGENPLDNTFIHPESYPAAEKLLEMTNISAKEINKKGSMLDLFVKQKSLSEIAKEVEVGLPTLEDIIENLKKPGRDPREEMPKPILRSDVLKIEDLQEGMKLTGTVRNVVDFGAFVDIGVKQDGLLHISQIANKFIKHPIEVLNVGDIIEVTIIGVDIPKGRISLSLIK
- the trkA gene encoding Trk system potassium transporter TrkA, with amino-acid sequence MKIIIAGAGEVGYHLAKQLSLDEHDITIIDIDGARLDRIGSNSDVLTIPGSSTSIEILKSAHVENTDLLVAVTSSEAVNVNTAILAKKLGAKRTIARVSNDEYISADFKDMFKNLGVDNLIYPEDLAAIELVKLIERAAATDVIEFENGLLTLIGLKLDKNAKVIHKTMRETASEYHSLNYRIVAIHRGMRTLIPSGNDIFLPNDQIFVITNPGGQDKILELAGKDKTKIENLMILGGGKIGRKAARLLEDEINIKIIEKGKDRSVELADHLQKALVIQGDGRDLDLLAQEGIIDMDAFIAVTNDAETNIITCLMAKHLGVSKTVALVDNVDYVPLTQTIGLDALINKKLITASNISRFIRKSNILTLASLQGIDAEVLEFIARDNSKVTTAPVKNLKFPKNAIIGGYVRDGEGFITVGDSQLQPGDKVVVIALPSDISKVEKYFQ
- a CDS encoding TrkH family potassium uptake protein; the encoded protein is MLNIKIILNFIGFVLILNGLFMMLGIPFSIYYGANDILILIACGLGTSFIGLMLVLATRDHKKEIYKRDGYIMVSLTWIMMALFGAIPFVVHGAIPSYTDAFFETMSGFTTTGASILNNIEELPHGLLFWRSMTQWLGGMGVIVLSIAILPMLGIGGMQLFVAEVPGPTKDKIHPRVRETAKRLWGIYVLFTLVQTGLLLLGGMNLFDAVNHSFTTMATGGFSTKQASIAAYDSPFIHYVMIIFMFIAGTNFTLHYHLLHKNFKVFTQNDEFKFYLKLIGTVTLVVIAGLFISQYSGVEKTFRDALFQTVSIITTTGYVTADYELWGPFFQVLFFLLLFTGGSAGSTGGGIKMVRHFVLIKNSFSELKRLIHPRAVIPVRFNKGTIASDIISNVLAFFLFYIFIFILGTLVMSLIGMDFLSAIGASATSLGNVGPGIGTVGPTLNFANVPEIGKWVLSFLMLMGRLELFTVLIIFSPAFWQK
- a CDS encoding YbaN family protein, which produces MSDKIQIHSNRLVRWLLITAGWFFVTLGVIGLFLPVMPTTIFLIIAAACFARSSDKFYNWLLNNKQFGKLIRDYREHRGMPLRAKFIAIIMLNLFIGYSAIFAVELVWVKILLLVIAIGVTTYIISIKTLRPNQIQEEFQES